In Palaemon carinicauda isolate YSFRI2023 chromosome 28, ASM3689809v2, whole genome shotgun sequence, a single genomic region encodes these proteins:
- the LOC137621802 gene encoding uncharacterized protein, whose product MSSLLKLRELATDLGLAGDDAVKFITHQQNIEREERAQEREYKKLEAERQLELRKLEERSKDRQHEIDMLAKRAVAPTNVSSTCPRLSSDEIKLLSFKEGDDFSVFLSYFERICEANGWDLEADGVIRLLPLLQGKLREVYITLPSEATGTYSDLKKELLNAYYMNSDYYRTEFRHARISPHQTFRQFGFTLRRLLNHWLETSKVNNSYESLSDFILCDQLLASVTPELRSTLKDRKWHTFDELINEADTYAAAHNLYTKLSKSSSRKSVVNNTNSLKNSDHSVVQPNITKVKRKIVCHSCGLEGHIRPQCPQNKSLIRKENPMIHNVITSSDHTSDDSGVGNVVPHKVNFVFGSTVSGSLKFENCKVNGANISTMVRDTGCTCIVVSEQLLPSIPFDEHTKFASVNDYLGRTDKFPVVKCHIACDYFTGWTEVVKAPIKFCGVLIGQVEDNDISTCQSVMTRGQVKADSTRPAPLITNKSKVLGDLNVSVSDFKQEQMNCPSLQSIREKLDKYITEISRGNVYQYIIDKGFLYRKCIQSNNRVMLGVKVLVVPRKFRELIMKMAHDSLLAGHFSNCKTKDKVFALYFWPGATADILRYCRSCDICQRTTSQGRVKKAPLQTVPIITEPFAKVAVDIVGPLSAPSEDGHRFILKLVDCATRYPEAIPLKRIDSISCAEALLSIFTRIGIPKEVLSDRGRQFVSSVMEEVHKLLNIKPIFTSPYHPQANGYCERFNGDLNEEIRNSYEYVLDLRDRLEETAQIALQNAKVNFSKYKTYYDLKTSDRKFVIGDEVLLLLPSDTNKLLSQWQGPYKVIGKKGQVDYIIEVRNKHKVFHVNMLKKYYRRATINNLQVFDEVTPFEQKVLMGPLDLVQVAVVTQCTDSPLPVLDTESGTEPDVNPYLTTEQKAELSILLDSYKDVLSDIPGCVKNFSHSIQLTTTEPVKRKPYAVPYHLREVFNREVDKLLELDIIEASISNYCSPVVLVKKSDASYRMCIDFRQLNAATVFDCEPIPTIDENLDKFSNCKYLSEIDLAKAYYQVPMEESCRKYTAFSTNRGLFQFKRMPFGLSTACSTYNRLMRQVLKNLDHVSFYFDNIFVHSSSWPEHLVALEKVFARLRSWNLTCGPSKCRFGYEVIHYLGYQIGRNSLQPLPDKVQAIVDMPFPSKKRQLRSFLGSVSFYRRFIPQFGSISAPLSDYLKKNQPDVISWNSKAREAFEMLKAKLTHAPILQLPDLSKPFGLRTDASDHGIGGALLQYDSEGIPFPIAYASRKLQTSEFKYSVIEKETLAIVWSVRKFQQYLYGRSFFLETDHRPLTYLRNIKAHNARLMRWSLLLQEYQFQITHIKGAANVLADCIVPQSHVG is encoded by the exons ATGTCTAGTTTATTAAAACTAAGAGAACTTGCTACGGATCTTGGTTTAGCTGGTGATGATGCGGTAAAGTTTATCACTCATcaacaaaatattgagagagaagAGCGAGCACAAGAGCGTGAGTataaaaagctcgaagctgaacgACAGTTAGAACTTAGAAAATTAGAAGAGAGAAGTAAAGACCGGCAGCATGAAATAGACATGCTTGCGAAGAGAGCTGTAGCTCCCACTAATGTGTCTAGCACTTGTCCCAGACTTTCTTCTGATGAAATAAAATTGCTTAGTTTTAAAGAGGGTGATGATTTTAGTGTTTTTCTCTCATATTTTGAGAGAATTTGCGAAGCAAATGGATGGGATTTAGAAGCTGATGGTGTAATTAGACTGTTACCGTTATTACAAGGCAAGCTAAGGGAGGTTTATATAACGCTTCCTTCCGAAGCCACTGGCACTTATTCTGATTTGAAGAAAGAGTTGTTGAATGCTTATTATATGAACTCTGATTATTATAGAACTGAATTTCGGCATGCTCGTATTTCCCCCCATCAGACTTTTCGACAGTTTGGCTTTACTTTACGTAGACTCCTGAATCATTGGTTGGAAACATCGAAGGTAAATAATAGTTATGAATCTTTATCGGATTTCATATTGTGTGACCAATTATTAGCTTCAGTAACTCCCGAGTTGCGCAGTACCCTTAAAGATAGAAAGTGGCATACTTTTGATGAATTGATTAACGAGGCAGATACTTATGCGGCTGCTCATAACTTGTATACCAAATTGTCTAAAAGTAGTTCGAGGAAGTCTGTAGTCAATAACACTAATTCATTAAAGAATTCTGATCATTCAGTCGTACAGCCaaatattacaaaagtaaaaaggaaaatagtttgtCATAGTTGCGGTTTAGAAGGTCATATAAGACCACAGTGTCCTCAGAATAAATCTTTGATAAGGAAGGAGAATCCTATGATTCATAATGTTATAACTAGTTCTGATCATACGAGTGACGATTCCGGAGTTGGCAATGTCGTTCCCCATAAAGTTAATTTTGTTTTTGGCTCTACTGTATCTGGCtctttgaaatttgaaaattgCAAGGTAAATGGTGCTAATATTTCGACCATGGTACGTGATACTGGGTGTACTTGTATAGTTGTGTCGGAACAGTTATTACCATCCATACCTTTTGATGAACACACCAAATTTGCGTCAGTTAATGATTATTTGGGTAGAACTGATAAATTCCCTGTGGTTAAGTGTCATATTGCTTGTGATTATTTTACGGGATGGACTGAAGTGGTAAAGGCACCCATTAAGTTTTGTGGTGTGCTTATAGGACAAGTGGAGGATAATGATATCTCTACCTGCCAATCTGTTATGACCAGAGGTCAAGTAAAAGCCGATAGTACTCGTCCTGCTCCCCTGATTACAAATAAATCTAAGGTTCTTGGTGACTTAAACGTGAGTGTGTCAGATTTTAAGCAAGAGCAAATGAATTGCCCTTCTTTGCAGAGCATTCGTGAGAAGCTTGAtaaatatattactgaaatatcCAGGGGAAATGTTTACCAGTACATTATTGACAAAGGTTTCCTTTATAGGAAGTGTATACAGAGTAACAATAGGGTGATGTTAGGAGTAAAAGTTCTAGTGGTACCACGAAAGTTCAGGGAATTAATTATGAAAATGGCTCACGATTCGTTGTTGGCTGGACATTTTAGTAACTGTAAAACTAAAGACAAAGTGTTTGCATTGTACTTTTGGCCAGGTGCTACAGCTGATATCCTGCGCTATTGTAGATCATgtgatatatgtcaaagaactactTCCCAAGGTCGTGTCAAGAAGGCACCACTTCAAACAGTACCTATAATAACCGAACCTTTTGCAAAGGTCGCAGTTGATATAGTTGGGCCTTTGTCAGCCCCTTCTGAGGACGGTCATaggtttattttgaaattagttgaTTGTGCTACCCGTTACCCTGAGGCTATCCCTCTAAAGAGAATAGATTCTATTTCTTGTGCTGAAGCCCTATTAAGTATCTTTACACGTATAGGTATCCCAAAAGAGGTTCTATCAGATAGAGGACGTCAGTTTGTTTCTTCAGTGATGGAAGAAGTGCATAAGTTACTTAATATAAAGCCAATTTTTACATCACCATACCATCCACAGGCTAATGGGTATTGTGAGCGTTTTAATGGG GACCTTAATGAAGAAATTAGGAATTCTTATGAGTATGTGTTGGATCTGCGTGATAGGTTAGAGGAAACAGCACAGATCGCACTCCAGAATGCCAAGGTTAATTTTAGCAAATATAAAACTTATTATGATCTGAAAACATCTGATAGAAAATTTGTTATCGGTGATGAGGTTCTGTTACTGTTACCTTCCGACACTAATAAGCTCTTATCTCAGTGGCAGGGTCCATATAAGGTAATTGGCAAGAAAGGTCAGGTTGATTATATTATAGAAGTAAGGAATAAACATAAAGTTTtccatgtaaatatgttaaaaaagTATTACCGTAGGGCCACTATTAACAATTTGCAAGTGTTTGATGAGGTTACCCCTTTTGAACAGAAGGTTTTAATGGGACCTCTGGATTTGGTACAGGTTGCTGTAGTTACTCAATGTACAGATTCTCCTTTGCCAGTGTTAGATACAGAGTCTGGGACTGAACCTGATGTGAATCCTTATCTAACTACAGAACAAAAGGCAGAGTTATCCATTTTGTTAGACAGCTATAAGGATGTTCTTAGTGATATACCTGGTTGTGTTAAAAACTTTAGTCATTCCATACAGTTAACTACCACTGAGCCTGTCAAGAGAAAGCCTTACGCTGTTCCTTATCACTTAAGAGAGGTATTCAACCGTGAAGTTGATAAATTGTTGGAGCTTGATATAATTGAAGCATCTATATCTAACTATTGTTCACCGGTTGTGCTTGTAAAAAAATCTGATGCCAGTTATCGGATGTGTATAGATTTTAGGCAGTTAAATGCTGCAACAGTGTTTGATTGTGAACCTATACCTACTATAGATGAGAACTTAGACAAATTTTCAAACTGCAAATATTTGTCGGAAATTGATCTTGCTAAAGCTTATTACCAGGTTCCAATGGAAGAATCCTGCCGGAAATATACTGCATTCAGTACTAATAGGGGATTATTTCAATTCAAAAGAATGCCATTTGGATTAAGTACTGCCTGTAGTACATATAACCGTCTGATGCGCCAAGTGTTGAAAAATTTAGACCAcgttagtttttattttgataacatttttgTTCACTCTAGCTCATGGCCTGAACACTTGGTGGCCCTCGAGAAAGTGTTTGCCAGACTTCGCAGTTGGAATTTAACTTGTGGTCCCTCTAAGTGTCGTTTTGGTTACGAGGTAATTCACTATTTGGGATACCAGATTGGTAGGAACTCTCTGCAACCATTACCAGATAAAGTACAAGCAATTGTGGATATGCCTTTTCCAAGTAAGAAACGGCAATTACGATCATTTttagggtctgtttctttctatagAAGATTTATTCCACAATTTGGAAGTATCTCTGCTCCTCTgtctgattatttaaaaaaaaatcaacctgATGTAATCAGCTGGAATTCTAAGGCGAGAGAAGCATTTGAGATGTTGAAAGCAAAGTTAACACATGCTCCTATTTTGCAATTACCAGACCTTAGTAAGCCATTTGGTCTGAGAACAGATGCAAGTGATCATGGAATAGGTGGTGCACTGTTGCAATACGATTCCGAGGGTATACCATTTCCTATTGCTTACGCTAGTCGTAAGTTGCAAACTTCAGAATTTAAGTATTCAGTCATTGAAAAAGAAACCTTAGCAATTGTTTGGTCTGTGAGAAAGTTCCAACAGTACCTATATGGAAGATCATTCTTTTTAGAGACTGACCATCGTCCTTTAACTTATCTGAGAAATATCAAAGCTCATAATGCAAGACTGATGCGCTGGAGTCTCCTTCTTCAAGAGTACCAGTTTCAAATAACTCATATTAAAGGAGCTGCCAATGTTCTAGCTGATTGCATTGTCCCGCAATCCCACGTAGGTTAA
- the LOC137621803 gene encoding calponin homology domain-containing protein DDB_G0272472-like translates to MTEKDQKIIELTEQLEKARQDNRELNKIVHEKIEVIGEISVERNVLEKSLTEARINDIIRNERYKCLLDELECLKKEHLNKLCEMEQNHLEFGEKLQKVDREKVASIHRLESVFEAEIDELNETNEKQMQIIREMATEKERLEISLTEARMKNLTNEGNYSCLVKTLKDVKKEVYRLEDELSKAQEEIGELKETMTSTAKERDSLQERIGLLSSSKEVAENRIVQITKENIGLQDELLAANEITSLLKEKLEERDKKKDENKPGIRKVKLGRSGLTISTEMDVKMDEQKEDVQMDKEDVQMDVKMDRQKEDVQMDVIVNKKGEDSVVKAEDLLANGHKEELENEPDGGISGLGQVLGRLIASKGAVPVNCLREEQKLQKEKEEKQKEEKIAKKKPARKPIVFDLEPENHRRVSSSPHTGRGTDGFFNSTICGGSEEKQKEEKIAKEKPARKPIVFDLEPENHRRVSSSPHTGRGTDGFFNSTICGGSEEKQKEEKIAKEKPARKPIVFDLEPENHKRVSSSPHTGRGTDGFFNSTICGGSEEKQKEEKIAKEKPARKPIVFDLEPENHKRVSSSPHTGRGTDGFFNSTICGGSGTHIIFQGAKVGVYTTRDYDVEGHVTVDLDVPSKFHRVICGVGGRTLTEITRQSGVSLIKLPWQINNNSITISGTIEQVQLAATHIDRLLRRLR, encoded by the exons atGACCGAGAAGGATCAGAAAATCATTGAACTTACAGAGCAATTGGAAAAAGCTCGCCAAGACAACAGAGAACTAAATAAGATAGTTCATGAGAAGATCGAAGTGATTGGGGAGATTTCAGTGGAGAGAAATGTACTTGAAAAGAGCCTAACTGAGGCAAGGATAAATGATATAATCAGGAATGAAAGGTACAAATGCCTCTTGGATGAGTTAGAATGTCTCAAGAaagaacatttaaataaattatgtgagatggaACAAAACCACCTAGAATTCGGCGAGAAACTACAAAAAGTGGATCGTGAAAAGGTGGCCTCTATTCATCGCCTCGAATCTGTATTTGAGGCAGAAATAGATGAACTGAATGAGACAAATGAAAAGCAAATGCAGATTATCAGAGAGATGGCAACAGAGAAAGAGAGGTTGGAAATTAGCCTGACTGAGGCCAGGATGAAAAACTTGACAAATGAGGGAAATTACAGTTGCCTCGTAAAGACGTTAAAAGACGTTAAGAAGGAAGTCTATAGGCTGGAAGATGAGTTGTCTAAGGCTCAAGAAGAGATTGGCGAACTAAAGGAGACGATGACTTCCACAGCCAAGGAGAGAGATTCTCTCCAGGAACGCATCGGCCTTTTAAGTTCTAGTAAGGAAGTGGCAGAGAACAGGATCGTCCAAATCACCAAAGAAAATATTGGTCTGCAGGACGAGCTGCTTGCCGCAAATGAAATCACCTCTTTACTCAAGGAGAAACTtgaagagagagataagaaaaaagaCGAAAACAAACCTGGAATAAGGAAAGTGAAACTTGGAAGATCAGGTTTAACAATCTCGACCgagatggatgttaagatggatgaacagaaggaagatgtccaaatggat aaggaagatgtccaaatggatgttaagatggatagacagaaggaagatgtccaaatggatgtcatTGTCAATAAAAAAGGGGAAGACAGTGTAGTTAAGGCAGAGGACCTGCTTGCCAACGGACACAAGGAGGAGTTGGAGAACGAGCCTGACGGAGGGATATCTGGTTTGGGTCAGGTGTTGGGCCGACTAATAGCCTCAAAAGGAGCTGTCCCTGTCAACTGCCTCCGGGAAGAGCAGaaactccaaaaggaaaaggaggaaaagcaaaaggaagagaagattgcaaagaaaaaacccgctcgcaaacctatcgtctttgacctggaacccgagaatcaTAGAAGGGTTTCTTCCTCACCCCATACAGGAAGAGGTACAGATGGGTTCTTTAACTCGACAATCTGCGGTggatctgaggaaaagcaaaaggaagagaagattgcaAAGGAAAAACCCGCTCGCAAACCTATcgtctttgacctggaacccgagaatcaTAGAAGGGTTTCTTCCTCACCCCATACAGGAAGAGGTACAGATGGGTTCTTTAACTCGACAATCTGCGGTggatctgaggaaaagcaaaaggaagagaagattgcaAAGGAAAAACCCGCTCGCAAACCTATcgtctttgacctggaacccgagaatcaTAAAAGGGTTTCTTCCTCACCCCATACAGGAAGAGGTACAGATGGGTTCTTTAACTCGACAATCTGCGGTggatctgaggaaaagcaaaaggaagagaagattgcaAAGGAAAAACCCGCTCGCAAACCTATcgtctttgacctggaacccgagaatcaTAAAAGGGTTTCTTCCTCACCCCATACAGGAAGAGGTACAGATGGGTTCTTTAACTCGACTATCTGCGGTGGATCTGGCACCCATATCATCTTCCAAGGTGCAAAGGTTGGAGTTTACACCACAAGGGACTATGACGTCGAGGGTCACGTGACTGTCGACTTGGACGTCCCAAGCAAGTTCCACCGAGTCATATGTGGAGTGGGCGGAAGGACGCTGAcggaaatcacccggcagagtggcgTCAGCTTAATAAAGCTCCCATGGCAAATCAACAATAATTCAATCACCATTAGTGGTACCATcgagcaggttcaattagcagctaCCCATATCGATAGGCTTCTGAGGAGACTTCGCTAA